A genomic region of Candidatus Pseudomonas phytovorans contains the following coding sequences:
- a CDS encoding CTP synthase translates to MTRYIFVTGGVVSSLGKGIASASLAAILEARGLKVTMLKLDPYINVDPGTMSPFQHGEVFVTHDGAETDLDLGHYERFIRTTMTQNNNFTTGRVYEHVLRKERRGDYLGATIQVIPHITDEIKRRIIKGAGDADVAMVEIGGTVGDIESQPFLEAIRQLRFEVGAKRAMLMHLTLVPYIATAGETKTKPTQHSVKELRSIGLQPDVLVCRSDHPIDSSSRRKIAQFTNVEERAVIALEDADTIYKIPGILHSQGLDDFVVERFGLQCDTADLSEWDAVVDAKLNPEQEVTIAMVGKYMELLDAYKSLIEAMSHAGISNRTKVNLRYIDSEDIENQGTSLLEGADAILVPGGFGLRGVEGKITAVQYARENKVPYLGICLGMQVAVIEFARNVMGWKDANSTEFDRNSGHPVVGLITEWADATGAVETRTEASDLGGTMRLGAQDCQLAAGSKVHDCYNKDVITERHRHRYEVNNNLLPQLVDAGLVVSGRSEDGALVEVVESKDHPWFVACQFHPEFTSTPRDGHPLFSGFVKAALAQKNKA, encoded by the coding sequence ATGACGCGCTACATATTCGTCACGGGCGGTGTTGTTTCTTCATTGGGGAAAGGCATTGCCTCGGCTTCCCTGGCGGCCATCCTGGAAGCGCGGGGCCTGAAGGTCACCATGCTCAAGCTGGATCCGTACATCAACGTCGATCCGGGCACCATGAGCCCGTTCCAGCACGGTGAAGTGTTCGTCACCCACGATGGCGCCGAGACTGACCTCGACCTGGGCCACTACGAGCGGTTCATCCGCACCACGATGACCCAGAACAACAACTTCACCACTGGCCGTGTATACGAGCACGTGTTGCGCAAGGAGCGCCGTGGTGACTACCTGGGCGCGACAATCCAGGTCATCCCGCACATCACCGACGAAATCAAGCGCCGCATCATCAAGGGTGCTGGCGACGCTGACGTGGCGATGGTCGAAATTGGTGGCACGGTAGGTGACATCGAGTCGCAACCGTTCCTTGAGGCCATTCGCCAGCTGCGTTTCGAAGTGGGTGCCAAGCGCGCCATGCTGATGCACCTGACGCTGGTGCCTTACATCGCCACCGCAGGCGAGACCAAGACCAAGCCGACTCAGCACTCGGTCAAGGAACTGCGCTCCATCGGTTTGCAGCCTGATGTACTGGTGTGCCGCTCCGATCACCCGATCGACAGCTCTTCGCGCCGCAAGATTGCCCAGTTCACCAACGTTGAAGAACGTGCCGTGATCGCGCTGGAAGACGCCGATACCATCTACAAGATCCCGGGCATCCTGCATTCGCAAGGCCTGGATGATTTTGTCGTCGAGCGCTTCGGCCTGCAGTGCGACACTGCTGACCTGTCCGAATGGGACGCCGTGGTCGATGCCAAGCTCAACCCTGAGCAGGAAGTGACCATCGCCATGGTCGGCAAGTACATGGAGCTGCTGGATGCCTACAAGTCGCTGATCGAAGCGATGAGCCATGCCGGCATCAGCAACCGTACCAAGGTCAACCTGCGCTACATCGACTCTGAAGATATCGAGAACCAGGGCACCAGCCTGCTCGAAGGCGCTGACGCCATTCTGGTACCGGGCGGTTTCGGCCTGCGTGGTGTGGAAGGCAAGATCACCGCGGTGCAGTACGCCCGTGAGAACAAGGTACCGTACCTGGGCATCTGCCTGGGCATGCAGGTTGCCGTGATCGAGTTCGCCCGTAACGTGATGGGCTGGAAAGACGCCAACTCCACCGAGTTCGACCGCAACAGCGGCCACCCGGTGGTCGGCCTGATCACCGAGTGGGCTGATGCCACCGGTGCCGTCGAGACCCGTACCGAGGCTTCCGACCTGGGTGGCACAATGCGCCTGGGCGCACAGGACTGCCAGCTGGCTGCCGGTTCCAAGGTGCACGACTGCTATAACAAGGACGTGATCACCGAGCGTCACCGTCACCGCTACGAAGTGAACAACAACCTGCTGCCGCAACTGGTCGACGCTGGCCTGGTGGTTTCCGGCCGTTCCGAAGACGGCGCGCTGGTTGAAGTGGTCGAGTCCAAGGACCACCCATGGTTCGTCGCCTGCCAGTTCCACCCGGAATTCACCTCGACTCCGCGTGACGGCCACCCGCTGTTCAGCGGCTTCGTCAAGGCAGCCCTGGCTCAGAAGAACAAGGCCTGA
- the rnhB gene encoding ribonuclease HII, with translation MQTGLDFNLVEDLVAGVDEVGRGPLCGAVVTAAVILDPARPILGLNDSKKLTEAKREALFDEICEKALSFCIARAEVDEIDRLNILQATMLAMQRAVEGLHITPKLALIDGNRCPKLAVPAAPVVKGDSQVPAIAAASILAKVTRDREMGAFEHIYPGYGIGGHKGYPTPVHLEALARLGPTPIHRRSFAPVRAAWEAREGVTDSLI, from the coding sequence ATGCAAACTGGACTGGACTTCAACCTGGTCGAAGACCTGGTCGCCGGCGTCGACGAAGTGGGCCGTGGCCCGCTGTGTGGCGCCGTGGTAACGGCAGCGGTGATCCTCGACCCGGCGCGGCCGATCCTTGGCCTGAACGACTCGAAGAAACTCACCGAAGCCAAGCGCGAGGCGTTGTTCGACGAGATCTGCGAAAAGGCCTTGAGCTTCTGCATCGCCCGCGCCGAGGTCGACGAAATCGACCGCCTGAATATCCTGCAGGCCACCATGCTGGCGATGCAGCGTGCGGTAGAAGGCCTGCATATTACGCCCAAGCTTGCCCTGATCGACGGCAACCGCTGCCCGAAGCTGGCCGTGCCGGCGGCGCCGGTGGTCAAAGGTGATAGCCAGGTGCCGGCGATTGCGGCGGCGTCGATTCTGGCCAAGGTCACTCGTGATCGGGAGATGGGCGCGTTCGAGCATATCTACCCGGGGTATGGCATCGGCGGGCACAAGGGTTATCCGACGCCGGTGCACCTTGAGGCGCTTGCTCGCCTGGGGCCTACGCCCATTCATCGGCGCTCCTTTGCCCCGGTGCGGGCGGCCTGGGAAGCACGCGAAGGCGTCACCGATTCCCTGATCTGA
- the tilS gene encoding tRNA lysidine(34) synthetase TilS, whose amino-acid sequence MINLTPWLNAPTWYVAFSGGLDSTVLLHLLADYARKHASPPLRAIHIHHGLQTAADAWPTHCQAICDNLGIELQVIHVQVAPGASLEQAARDARYGAFKKALGPGDVLFTGQHRDDQAETLLYRLLRGAGLRGLAAMPGQRALGQGTLVRPLLECARQQLQDYAQAQGLAWIEDPSNTDTQFARNYLRGEVFPRLQQRWPQASQNLARAAGHLGEALGLLDELAQDDLALAQAGAPVAWAGLDSLDLATLMALSPARQRNALQYWLSKRTRLPDSRHWAGWAGLRDAAADTQPLWRHADGQLVRSHGRICWLSGDWLQQPAGDLAWDDPDAPLVLPRNGSVRLVGAAPLAGLRIAYRQGGEVLDVPGRGKRDLKRLLNERQVPHFVRPRLPLLYGGERLLAVANLPELGQADCQLHWQPPTNAQGLS is encoded by the coding sequence ATGATCAACCTCACCCCCTGGCTCAACGCCCCCACCTGGTACGTCGCCTTCTCCGGCGGCCTCGACTCCACCGTCCTCCTGCACCTGCTGGCCGACTACGCCCGCAAACACGCCTCACCCCCTCTGCGCGCCATCCACATCCATCACGGCCTGCAAACCGCCGCCGATGCCTGGCCCACCCACTGCCAAGCCATCTGCGACAACCTCGGCATCGAACTCCAGGTCATCCACGTCCAGGTCGCCCCCGGCGCAAGCCTCGAACAGGCCGCCCGCGACGCCCGCTATGGCGCGTTCAAAAAAGCCCTGGGCCCCGGAGACGTCCTGTTCACTGGCCAGCATCGCGACGATCAGGCCGAAACCTTGCTGTACCGCCTGTTACGCGGCGCTGGCCTGCGTGGCCTGGCAGCGATGCCGGGGCAACGGGCGTTAGGGCAGGGCACTCTGGTCAGGCCGTTACTGGAGTGCGCCCGGCAGCAATTACAGGACTATGCCCAGGCCCAAGGGCTGGCATGGATCGAAGACCCGTCAAATACCGACACGCAATTTGCCCGCAATTACCTGCGCGGCGAAGTGTTCCCGCGCTTGCAGCAGCGTTGGCCACAGGCCAGCCAGAACCTCGCCCGCGCCGCTGGGCACCTGGGTGAGGCCCTGGGCCTGCTGGACGAACTGGCCCAGGACGACTTGGCGCTTGCGCAAGCGGGGGCGCCTGTCGCCTGGGCGGGGCTTGATTCCCTCGACCTGGCTACCCTGATGGCATTATCCCCGGCGCGTCAGCGCAATGCCCTGCAGTACTGGCTGAGCAAGCGCACCCGCTTACCCGACAGCCGGCACTGGGCAGGCTGGGCGGGCCTGCGCGATGCCGCCGCCGATACCCAGCCGCTCTGGCGGCATGCCGATGGCCAGTTGGTGCGTAGCCATGGGCGCATCTGCTGGTTGAGTGGCGACTGGCTGCAGCAGCCTGCTGGCGATCTGGCCTGGGATGATCCTGATGCGCCCTTGGTGCTACCGCGTAACGGCAGTGTGCGGCTTGTTGGCGCAGCACCGCTGGCGGGCTTGCGCATTGCCTACCGTCAGGGCGGGGAAGTGCTGGATGTTCCCGGGCGTGGCAAGCGCGACCTCAAGCGCCTGCTCAATGAACGGCAAGTCCCGCACTTCGTGCGCCCGAGGCTGCCGCTGCTGTATGGCGGCGAGCGCCTGCTGGCCGTGGCCAACCTGCCCGAACTGGGGCAGGCGGATTGCCAGCTTCACTGGCAGCCTCCGACGAACGCGCAAGGTTTGAGCTGA
- the lpxB gene encoding lipid-A-disaccharide synthase has translation MAPLCVALVAGEASGDILGSGLMRALKARHPDVRFIGVGGPLMEAEGLQSYFPMERLAVMGLVEVLGRLRELLKRRKLLIQTLIDEKPDVFIGIDAPDFTLNIELKLRQVGIKTVHYVSPSVWAWRQKRVLKIREGCDLMLTLLPFEARFYEEQGVPVRFVGHPLADTIPLEADRPAARAALGLGEGPVVALMPGSRGGEVGRLGALFLDAADRLLQQVPGVRFVLPCANAARRAQVEQMLEGRQLPLTLLDGQSHEALAACDAVLIASGTATLEALLYKRPMVVAYRLAPLTYWILKRLVKSPYVSLPNLLAQRELVPELLQDAATSEALANTLAPLVRDGSQQTERFDEIHRTLRRDASNQAAEAVLALLKDR, from the coding sequence ATGGCCCCGCTTTGCGTAGCCTTGGTCGCAGGTGAGGCCAGCGGCGATATTCTCGGTTCAGGCTTGATGCGTGCCCTCAAGGCGCGTCACCCCGACGTGCGTTTCATTGGTGTTGGCGGCCCTTTGATGGAAGCCGAAGGCCTGCAATCGTACTTCCCCATGGAGCGCCTGGCGGTCATGGGCCTGGTCGAAGTGCTGGGGCGCCTGCGCGAGCTGCTCAAACGCCGCAAGCTGCTTATCCAGACGCTGATCGACGAAAAGCCGGATGTCTTCATCGGCATCGACGCCCCTGACTTCACCCTCAATATCGAACTGAAACTGCGTCAGGTCGGGATCAAGACCGTGCATTACGTCAGCCCGTCGGTCTGGGCCTGGCGGCAGAAGCGCGTGCTGAAGATTCGCGAAGGCTGCGACCTGATGCTGACGCTGTTGCCGTTCGAGGCGCGGTTCTATGAAGAGCAGGGCGTTCCGGTACGCTTTGTCGGTCACCCGCTGGCCGACACCATACCGCTTGAGGCTGATCGCCCGGCGGCGCGTGCTGCGCTGGGCCTGGGCGAGGGGCCGGTGGTTGCATTGATGCCGGGTAGCCGCGGCGGCGAAGTAGGGCGCCTGGGTGCGTTGTTCCTCGACGCCGCCGATCGCCTGCTGCAGCAGGTGCCGGGCGTGCGCTTCGTGCTGCCCTGTGCCAACGCCGCACGGCGTGCCCAGGTCGAACAGATGCTTGAGGGGCGCCAGCTGCCACTGACCCTGCTTGACGGCCAGTCACATGAGGCCCTGGCGGCCTGTGATGCGGTGTTGATCGCCTCGGGCACAGCCACGCTTGAAGCGCTGCTGTACAAGCGGCCTATGGTGGTGGCTTACCGCCTTGCGCCCTTGACCTACTGGATACTCAAACGCCTGGTCAAGAGCCCATACGTGTCCTTGCCGAACCTGCTGGCCCAGCGCGAACTGGTGCCTGAACTGTTGCAGGATGCCGCTACCAGTGAAGCGTTGGCCAACACCCTTGCGCCGCTGGTGCGCGACGGCAGCCAGCAGACCGAACGTTTCGACGAAATTCACCGCACCCTGCGCCGTGACGCCTCCAACCAGGCGGCTGAGGCGGTACTGGCCTTGCTCAAGGACCGCTGA
- the dnaE gene encoding DNA polymerase III subunit alpha encodes MSVPFVHLRVHSEFSLVDGLVRIKPLAKTLAGMNMPAVAITDQSNMCSLVKFYKTAMGAGIKPICGADLWLAGADPEAPLSRICFLVMDPKGYRNLTELISRGWTEGQRNGLVILQREWIAPASEGLIALSAGKEGDIGMALLSGRDDEAEALLQDWMGMFPERFYVEVQRTNRARDEEYVHAVVALADKFGAPLVATNDVRFIKQADFDAHETRVCIGEGWTLDDPRRPRGYSDQQYLKSAEEMAELFSDLPEAIANTVEIAKRCNIQVQLGKHFLPDFPTPNGMGIDDYLRHVSHEGLEERLAVLWPKETTPDYEEKRQVYLDRLKFELDIIIQMGFPGYFLIVMDFIKWAKNNDVPVGPGRGSGAGSLVAYVLKITDLDPLAYDLLFERFLNPERVSMPDFDVDFCMDGRDRVIDYVAEAYGRNAVSQIITFGTMAAKAVVRDVARVQGKSYGLADRLSKMIPFEVGMTLEKAYEQEEILRDFLKGDEDGREIWDMALKLEGVCRGTGKHAGGVVIAPTKLTDFSPVACDEEGGGLVTQFDKDDVEAAGLVKFDFLGLRTLTIIKWAMEIINREQAKKNLPDLNIDFIPLDDRKTYELLQKAETTAVFQLESRGMKELIKKLKPDCLEDLIALVALFRPGPLQSGMVDDFINRKHGRAELAYPHSDYQYEGLKPVLAPTYGIILYQEQVMQIAQVMAGYTLGGADMLRRAMGKKKPEEMAKQRGGFIEGCVANNIEADLAGNIFDLVEKFAGYGFNKSHSAAYGLVSYQTAWLKTHFPAPFMAAVLSADMHNTDKVVVLVEEVRSMKLRLDAPDVNFSDFKFTVNNDGRIVYGLGAIKGVGEGPVEAIVEARAQGGPFKDLFDFCDRIDLKRVNKRTLDALVRSGALDRLGPHFHDEIKAYQANIDINRATLLSALAEAIKAAEQAAHTADSGHVDLFGSMFDEVEVDVYANHRKVRELTLKERLKGEKDTLGLYLTGHPIDEYETEIRRFARQRIIDLKPSRETQTIAGMIIALRVMKNKKGDKMGFVTLDDRSGRIEASLFADSYMAAQSLLQADAMVVVEGEVSNDDFSGGLRLRVKQVMTMEDARTKLAESLRLKVAHEALKGDRLKWLGELITRHRGACPITLEYTGSDAKAMLQFGEQWSIDPADGLIQALRDQFGRENVFLQYR; translated from the coding sequence ATGTCGGTTCCCTTCGTTCACCTGCGCGTCCACTCCGAATTCTCGCTGGTCGACGGCCTGGTGCGGATCAAGCCGCTGGCCAAGACGCTGGCCGGGATGAACATGCCGGCGGTGGCGATCACCGACCAGAGCAACATGTGCTCGCTGGTGAAGTTCTACAAGACCGCCATGGGCGCCGGCATCAAGCCGATCTGCGGCGCCGACCTGTGGCTGGCCGGTGCCGATCCGGAAGCGCCATTGTCGCGCATCTGCTTCCTGGTCATGGACCCCAAGGGTTACCGCAACCTCACCGAGTTGATCTCGCGCGGCTGGACCGAAGGCCAGCGCAACGGCCTGGTCATCCTCCAGCGTGAATGGATCGCCCCCGCCAGCGAGGGCCTGATTGCCCTGTCCGCAGGCAAGGAAGGCGACATCGGCATGGCCCTGCTGTCTGGTCGGGATGATGAAGCCGAGGCGCTGCTGCAAGACTGGATGGGCATGTTCCCTGAACGCTTCTACGTTGAAGTGCAGCGTACAAACCGTGCCCGTGACGAAGAATATGTGCACGCCGTCGTTGCCCTGGCTGACAAGTTTGGCGCGCCGCTGGTGGCCACCAACGACGTGCGTTTCATCAAGCAGGCAGACTTCGACGCCCACGAAACCCGCGTGTGCATCGGTGAAGGCTGGACCCTCGACGACCCCCGCCGCCCGCGTGGCTACAGTGACCAGCAGTACCTGAAATCGGCCGAGGAAATGGCCGAGCTGTTCAGCGACCTGCCTGAGGCCATCGCCAACACCGTCGAGATTGCCAAGCGCTGCAACATTCAGGTGCAGTTGGGCAAACACTTCCTGCCTGACTTCCCTACGCCCAATGGCATGGGCATCGACGACTACCTGCGCCATGTGTCCCACGAAGGCCTGGAAGAGCGCCTGGCGGTACTGTGGCCGAAAGAGACCACGCCCGATTACGAAGAGAAGCGCCAGGTGTACCTGGACCGCCTGAAGTTCGAGCTGGATATCATCATCCAGATGGGCTTCCCCGGTTACTTCCTGATCGTTATGGACTTCATCAAGTGGGCCAAGAACAACGACGTACCGGTTGGTCCGGGCCGGGGTTCGGGTGCCGGCTCGCTGGTGGCGTACGTGCTGAAGATCACCGACCTCGACCCGCTGGCCTACGACCTGCTGTTCGAGCGCTTCCTCAACCCTGAACGTGTTTCCATGCCCGACTTCGACGTCGACTTCTGCATGGACGGCCGTGACCGGGTCATCGACTATGTGGCCGAGGCCTACGGGCGCAATGCGGTCAGCCAGATCATCACCTTCGGCACCATGGCTGCCAAGGCGGTGGTGCGTGACGTGGCGCGGGTGCAGGGTAAGTCCTACGGCCTGGCCGACCGCCTGTCGAAGATGATCCCGTTCGAAGTGGGCATGACCCTGGAGAAGGCCTACGAGCAGGAAGAGATCCTGCGCGACTTCCTCAAGGGCGATGAGGACGGCCGTGAAATCTGGGACATGGCCCTGAAGCTTGAGGGTGTGTGCCGGGGTACCGGCAAGCACGCCGGTGGTGTGGTTATTGCGCCGACCAAGCTCACCGATTTCTCACCCGTCGCCTGTGACGAAGAGGGCGGCGGCCTGGTAACCCAGTTCGACAAGGACGACGTCGAGGCCGCCGGCCTGGTCAAGTTCGACTTCCTCGGCCTGCGTACCCTGACCATCATCAAGTGGGCGATGGAGATCATCAACCGCGAGCAGGCCAAGAAGAACCTGCCCGATCTGAACATCGACTTCATCCCGCTGGATGACCGCAAGACCTACGAGCTGTTGCAGAAGGCCGAAACCACCGCGGTGTTCCAGCTTGAATCGCGCGGCATGAAAGAGCTGATCAAGAAGCTCAAGCCCGACTGCCTGGAAGACCTTATCGCACTGGTGGCACTGTTCCGCCCGGGCCCGCTGCAGTCGGGCATGGTGGACGACTTCATCAACCGCAAGCACGGCCGCGCCGAGCTGGCCTACCCGCACTCCGACTACCAGTACGAAGGCCTCAAGCCGGTATTGGCGCCGACCTACGGCATCATCCTGTACCAGGAACAGGTGATGCAGATTGCCCAGGTCATGGCGGGCTATACCCTTGGCGGTGCAGACATGCTGCGCCGTGCGATGGGTAAGAAAAAGCCCGAGGAAATGGCCAAGCAGCGCGGTGGTTTCATCGAAGGCTGTGTGGCCAACAATATCGAAGCCGATCTGGCGGGTAACATCTTCGACCTGGTAGAGAAGTTTGCGGGTTACGGCTTCAACAAGTCCCACTCCGCCGCCTATGGCCTGGTGTCGTACCAGACGGCCTGGCTGAAAACCCACTTCCCGGCGCCGTTCATGGCTGCCGTGTTGTCGGCGGACATGCACAACACCGATAAGGTGGTGGTGCTGGTCGAAGAGGTGCGCAGCATGAAGCTGCGCCTCGACGCGCCGGATGTGAACTTCTCCGACTTCAAGTTCACCGTCAACAACGACGGCCGTATCGTCTACGGCCTGGGCGCCATCAAGGGCGTCGGTGAAGGCCCGGTAGAAGCGATCGTCGAAGCGCGTGCCCAAGGTGGCCCGTTCAAGGACCTGTTCGACTTCTGTGACCGCATCGACCTCAAGCGGGTCAACAAGCGCACCCTGGATGCGCTGGTGCGCAGTGGTGCACTGGACCGCCTGGGGCCGCACTTCCATGACGAGATCAAGGCCTACCAGGCCAACATCGACATCAACCGTGCCACCTTGCTCTCGGCGCTGGCTGAAGCCATCAAGGCTGCCGAGCAGGCGGCGCACACCGCTGACAGTGGCCACGTCGACCTGTTTGGCAGCATGTTCGACGAGGTGGAAGTCGACGTCTATGCCAACCACCGCAAGGTGCGCGAGCTAACCCTCAAGGAGCGCCTGAAGGGCGAGAAGGACACCCTGGGCCTGTACCTCACCGGCCACCCGATCGACGAGTACGAGACCGAGATCCGCCGCTTCGCCCGCCAGCGCATCATCGACCTCAAGCCGTCGCGCGAGACTCAGACCATCGCCGGCATGATCATTGCGCTGCGGGTAATGAAAAACAAAAAGGGCGACAAGATGGGCTTCGTCACCCTGGATGACCGTTCCGGGCGCATCGAGGCTTCCCTGTTTGCCGACTCCTACATGGCGGCGCAGTCCTTGCTGCAGGCTGATGCCATGGTGGTTGTCGAAGGCGAGGTCAGCAACGACGACTTCTCTGGTGGCCTGCGCTTGCGGGTGAAGCAAGTGATGACCATGGAAGACGCGCGCACCAAGCTGGCCGAGAGCCTGCGCCTGAAGGTGGCACACGAGGCGCTGAAGGGCGACCGCCTGAAGTGGCTGGGCGAGCTGATCACCCGCCATCGCGGTGCTTGCCCGATCACTCTGGAGTACACCGGTAGCGACGCCAAGGCCATGCTGCAGTTCGGCGAGCAGTGGTCGATCGACCCGGCCGACGGGCTGATTCAGGCGCTGCGTGACCAGTTCGGGCGTGAGAACGTCTTCCTGCAATACCGTTGA
- a CDS encoding acetyl-CoA carboxylase carboxyltransferase subunit alpha → MNPNFLDFEQPIADLQAKIEGLRLVGNDNSLNISDEISRLQDKSNTLTESIFGNLTSWQIARLARHPRRPYTLDYLEHIFTEFEELHGDRHFSDDAAIVGGTARLDGKAVMVIGHQKGREVREKVRRNFGMPRPEGYRKACRLMEMAERFKMPILTFIDTPGAYPGIDAEERNQSEAIAWNLRVMARLKTPIIATVIGEGGSGGALAIGVCDQLNMLQYSTYSVISPEGCASILWKTADKAADAAEAMGITAERLKSLNIVDKVIQEPLGGAHRDPVKVSESIRADLIQQLDMLGKFDNDALLARRYERLMSYGL, encoded by the coding sequence ATGAACCCGAATTTTCTCGATTTCGAACAGCCGATTGCCGACCTGCAAGCCAAGATCGAAGGCCTGCGCCTGGTAGGCAACGACAACTCGCTGAACATCAGCGATGAAATTTCCCGTCTGCAAGACAAGAGCAACACCCTGACCGAAAGCATCTTCGGCAACCTGACCAGCTGGCAGATCGCGCGCCTGGCACGTCACCCGCGTCGTCCTTACACCCTGGACTACCTGGAACACATCTTCACCGAGTTCGAAGAGCTGCACGGCGACCGCCATTTCTCCGACGACGCTGCCATCGTGGGCGGTACCGCGCGCCTGGATGGCAAGGCGGTCATGGTCATTGGCCACCAGAAGGGCCGTGAAGTGCGCGAGAAGGTACGCCGCAACTTCGGCATGCCGCGCCCTGAAGGCTACCGCAAGGCGTGCCGCCTGATGGAAATGGCCGAGCGCTTCAAGATGCCGATCCTGACCTTCATCGACACCCCGGGCGCCTACCCGGGCATCGACGCCGAAGAGCGCAACCAGAGCGAGGCAATCGCCTGGAACCTGCGTGTGATGGCGCGCCTGAAAACCCCGATCATCGCCACCGTGATCGGTGAGGGTGGTTCCGGCGGTGCACTGGCCATCGGCGTGTGCGACCAGCTGAACATGCTGCAGTACTCCACCTATTCGGTGATCTCGCCGGAAGGTTGCGCGTCGATCCTGTGGAAGACTGCCGACAAGGCCGCTGATGCAGCCGAGGCAATGGGCATCACTGCCGAGCGCCTGAAGAGCCTGAACATCGTCGACAAGGTCATCCAGGAGCCGCTGGGCGGCGCCCATCGTGACCCGGTGAAAGTGTCGGAAAGCATCCGTGCCGACCTGATTCAGCAGCTGGACATGCTCGGCAAGTTCGATAACGACGCGCTGCTGGCTCGCCGTTACGAGCGCCTGATGAGCTACGGCCTCTGA
- the lpxA gene encoding acyl-ACP--UDP-N-acetylglucosamine O-acyltransferase, with protein MNSIDPRAIIDPSAKLADGVEVGPWSIVGPDVEIGEGTVIGPHVVLKGPTRIGKHNRIYQFSSIGEDTPDLKYKGEPTRLVIGDHNVFREGVTIHRGTVQDRAETTVGDHNLIMAYAHIGHDSVIGNHCILVNNTALAGHVHVGDWAILSGYTLVHQYCHIGAHAFSGMGTAIGKDVPAFVTVFGSPAEARSMNFEGMRRRGFSDEVIHVLRRCYKIVYRQGLTVEDALKELAEMAAKHPEVELFRQSIVNSARGITR; from the coding sequence ATGAATTCGATTGATCCTCGGGCCATTATCGATCCTTCGGCCAAACTGGCCGATGGTGTCGAGGTCGGCCCTTGGTCGATCGTTGGCCCCGATGTGGAAATCGGGGAGGGGACCGTTATCGGCCCACATGTTGTGCTCAAAGGACCGACCCGCATCGGCAAGCACAACCGCATCTATCAGTTTTCCTCCATTGGCGAAGACACCCCGGACCTCAAGTACAAGGGTGAGCCGACGCGCCTGGTGATCGGCGATCACAATGTGTTCCGCGAGGGGGTGACCATCCACCGCGGCACCGTTCAGGACCGTGCGGAAACCACCGTGGGCGACCACAACCTGATCATGGCCTATGCCCACATCGGCCACGACAGCGTCATCGGCAACCACTGCATCCTGGTCAACAACACGGCCCTGGCCGGCCATGTGCACGTGGGCGACTGGGCGATCCTGTCCGGCTACACCCTGGTGCATCAGTACTGCCACATCGGTGCCCACGCGTTTTCCGGCATGGGCACGGCCATCGGCAAGGATGTCCCGGCCTTTGTCACCGTGTTCGGCAGCCCGGCCGAAGCCCGCAGCATGAACTTTGAAGGCATGCGCCGCCGCGGTTTCAGCGACGAGGTGATCCACGTCCTGCGCCGGTGCTACAAGATTGTCTACCGTCAGGGCCTGACCGTCGAAGACGCGCTCAAGGAGCTGGCCGAAATGGCCGCAAAACACCCTGAGGTCGAACTGTTCCGCCAGTCGATCGTGAACTCCGCCCGCGGCATCACCCGCTGA
- the kdsA gene encoding 3-deoxy-8-phosphooctulonate synthase, with product MTQKIIRVGNIEIANDKPFVLFGGMNVLESRDLAMKVCEEYVRVTEKLGIPYVFKASFDKANRSSVTSYRGPGMEEGLKIFEEIKRTFNVPVITDVHEPDQAEPVAKVCDIIQLPAFLSRQTDLVVAMAKTNAVINIKKAQFLAPQEMKHILAKCEEAGNDQLILCERGSSFGYNNLVVDMLGFGIMKQFEYPVFFDVTHALQMPGGRSDSAGGRRAQVTDLAKAGMSQGLAGLFLEAHPDPDNAKCDGPCALRLDKLEPFLAQLKQLDDLVKSFPTVETA from the coding sequence ATGACCCAGAAGATCATTCGCGTCGGTAACATCGAGATCGCCAACGACAAGCCGTTCGTCCTGTTCGGCGGCATGAACGTTCTGGAGTCCCGTGACCTGGCAATGAAGGTCTGCGAAGAGTACGTACGGGTGACCGAGAAGCTCGGTATCCCGTACGTGTTCAAGGCCAGCTTCGACAAGGCCAACCGTTCGTCGGTAACGTCTTACCGTGGCCCGGGCATGGAAGAAGGGCTGAAGATCTTCGAAGAGATCAAGCGCACCTTCAACGTGCCGGTGATCACCGACGTGCACGAGCCTGACCAGGCCGAGCCCGTCGCCAAGGTGTGCGACATCATCCAGCTGCCGGCCTTCCTGTCTCGGCAGACCGACCTGGTGGTGGCCATGGCCAAGACCAATGCGGTCATCAACATCAAGAAGGCCCAGTTCCTCGCACCTCAGGAAATGAAACACATCCTGGCCAAGTGCGAAGAGGCCGGTAATGACCAGTTGATCCTCTGCGAGCGTGGTTCTAGCTTCGGCTACAACAACCTGGTGGTGGACATGCTCGGCTTCGGCATCATGAAGCAGTTCGAATATCCGGTGTTCTTCGACGTGACCCACGCCCTGCAGATGCCGGGTGGTCGCAGCGATTCCGCCGGTGGCCGCCGTGCCCAGGTCACCGACCTGGCGAAGGCCGGGATGAGCCAGGGTTTGGCTGGCCTGTTCCTCGAAGCTCACCCCGATCCGGACAACGCCAAATGCGATGGTCCATGCGCTCTGCGCCTGGACAAACTGGAGCCGTTTCTGGCCCAGCTCAAGCAACTGGACGATCTGGTGAAAAGTTTTCCGACGGTAGAAACCGCGTAA